The following are encoded in a window of Syngnathoides biaculeatus isolate LvHL_M chromosome 3, ASM1980259v1, whole genome shotgun sequence genomic DNA:
- the LOC133498129 gene encoding uncharacterized protein LOC133498129 isoform X1: MATVGRMPSRTREEKLRQEGSGLPVWRTRPEQCACEEVLLCCKGFLGLGYKKKKSALVAATGCIACGEKKKKSDASRLAVPLQTHQMATVGRMPSRTRVEKLRQEGSGLPVWKTRPEQCACEEDLLWCLSSQEPAVEKKKKVMLRGWQYLCRPTRWRLWEGCRAGRERKNSVRKGQGFLSGRPVRNNAHARRPERRHLLEANESQTLRACGGKKKKVMLRGWQYLCRPTRWRLWKGCQAGQERKNSVRRGQGFLYGGPVRNNAHARRYFSAAKGFWASDEKKEIRIRSSHRVHVSRWTGIRPPALICV; this comes from the exons atggcgactgtgggaaggatgccgagcaggacaagagaggaaaaactccgtcaggaggggtcagggcttcctgtatggaggacccgtccggaacaatgcgcatgcgaggaggtacttctctgctgcaaagggtttttgggcctcggatataaaaaaaagaaatccgcgttagtagcagccaccgggtgcat agcctgcggtgaaaaaaaaaaaaaaagtgatgcttcgaggctggcagtacctctgcagacccaccagatggcgactgtgggaaggatgccgagcaggacaagagtggaaaaactccgtcaggaggggtcagggcttcctgtatggaagacccgtccggaacaatgcgcatgcgaggag gacctactgtggtgtttgtcttcacaagagcctgcggtggaaaaaaaaaaaaaagtgatgcttcgaggctggcagtacctctgcagacccaccagatggcgactgtgggaaggatgccgagcaggacgagagaggaagaactccgtcaggaagggtcagggcttcctgtctggacgacccgtccggaacaatgcgcatgcgaggag gcccgaacggagacatctcctggaggccaatgaatcacagaccttgag agcctgcggtggaaaaaaaaaaaaagtgatgcttcgaggctggcagtacctctgcagacccaccagatggcgactgtggaaAGGATGCCAagcaggacaagagaggaaaaactccgtcaggaggggtcagggcttcctgtatggaggacccgtccggaacaatgcgcatgcgaggaggtacttctctgctgcaaagggtttttgggcctcggatgaaaaaaaagaaatccgcataaggagcagccaccgggtgcatgtaagtcggtggaccggaatccggccacctgccctgatttgtgtttaa
- the LOC133498129 gene encoding uncharacterized protein LOC133498129 isoform X3: MATVGRMPSRTREEKLRQEGSGLPVWRTRPEQCACEEVLLCCKGFLGLGYKKKKSALVAATGCIACGEKKKKSDASRLAVPLQTHQMATVGRMPSRTRVEKLRQEGSGLPVWKTRPEQCACEEDLLWCLSSQEPAVEKKKKVMLRGWQYLCRPTRWRLWEGCRAGRERKNSVRKGQGFLSGRPVRNNAHARRYFSAAKGFWGSDEKKEIRVRSSHRVHSLRWKKKKSDASRLAVPLQTHQMATVERMPSRTREEKLRQEGSGLPVWRTRPEQCACEEARTQTSPGGQ; encoded by the exons atggcgactgtgggaaggatgccgagcaggacaagagaggaaaaactccgtcaggaggggtcagggcttcctgtatggaggacccgtccggaacaatgcgcatgcgaggaggtacttctctgctgcaaagggtttttgggcctcggatataaaaaaaagaaatccgcgttagtagcagccaccgggtgcat agcctgcggtgaaaaaaaaaaaaaaagtgatgcttcgaggctggcagtacctctgcagacccaccagatggcgactgtgggaaggatgccgagcaggacaagagtggaaaaactccgtcaggaggggtcagggcttcctgtatggaagacccgtccggaacaatgcgcatgcgaggag gacctactgtggtgtttgtcttcacaagagcctgcggtggaaaaaaaaaaaaaagtgatgcttcgaggctggcagtacctctgcagacccaccagatggcgactgtgggaaggatgccgagcaggacgagagaggaagaactccgtcaggaagggtcagggcttcctgtctggacgacccgtccggaacaatgcgcatgcgaggaggtacttctctgctgcaaagggtttttggggctcggatgaaaaaaaagaaatccgcgttaggagcagccaccgggtgcat agcctgcggtggaaaaaaaaaaaaagtgatgcttcgaggctggcagtacctctgcagacccaccagatggcgactgtggaaAGGATGCCAagcaggacaagagaggaaaaactccgtcaggaggggtcagggcttcctgtatggaggacccgtccggaacaatgcgcatgcgaggag gcccgaacgcagacatctcctgggggccaatga
- the LOC133498129 gene encoding uncharacterized protein LOC133498129 isoform X4 has translation MATVGRMPSRTREEKLRQEGSGLPVWRTRPEQCACEEVLLCCKGFLGLGYKKKKSALVAATGCIACGEKKKKSDASRLAVPLQTHQMATVGRMPSRTRVEKLRQEGSGLPVWKTRPEQCACEEDLLWCLSSQEPAVEKKKKVMLRGWQYLCRPTRWRLWEGCRAGRERKNSVRKGQGFLSGRPVRNNAHARRPERRHLLEANESQTLRTYCGVCLH, from the exons atggcgactgtgggaaggatgccgagcaggacaagagaggaaaaactccgtcaggaggggtcagggcttcctgtatggaggacccgtccggaacaatgcgcatgcgaggaggtacttctctgctgcaaagggtttttgggcctcggatataaaaaaaagaaatccgcgttagtagcagccaccgggtgcat agcctgcggtgaaaaaaaaaaaaaaagtgatgcttcgaggctggcagtacctctgcagacccaccagatggcgactgtgggaaggatgccgagcaggacaagagtggaaaaactccgtcaggaggggtcagggcttcctgtatggaagacccgtccggaacaatgcgcatgcgaggag gacctactgtggtgtttgtcttcacaagagcctgcggtggaaaaaaaaaaaaaagtgatgcttcgaggctggcagtacctctgcagacccaccagatggcgactgtgggaaggatgccgagcaggacgagagaggaagaactccgtcaggaagggtcagggcttcctgtctggacgacccgtccggaacaatgcgcatgcgaggag gcccgaacggagacatctcctggaggccaatgaatcacagaccttgag gacctactgtggtgtttgtcttcactag
- the LOC133498129 gene encoding uncharacterized protein LOC133498129 isoform X2 — MATVGRMPSRTREEKLRQEGSGLPVWRTRPEQCACEEVLLCCKGFLGLGYKKKKSALVAATGCIACGEKKKKSDASRLAVPLQTHQMATVGRMPSRTRVEKLRQEGSGLPVWKTRPEQCACEEDLLWCLSSQEPAVEKKKKVMLRGWQYLCRPTRWRLWEGCRAGRERKNSVRKGQGFLSGRPVRNNAHARRPERRHLLEANESQTLRACGGKKKKVMLRGWQYLCRPTRWRLWKGCQAGQERKNSVRRGQGFLYGGPVRNNAHARRYFSAAKGFWASDEKKEIRIRSSHRVHARTQTSPGGQ, encoded by the exons atggcgactgtgggaaggatgccgagcaggacaagagaggaaaaactccgtcaggaggggtcagggcttcctgtatggaggacccgtccggaacaatgcgcatgcgaggaggtacttctctgctgcaaagggtttttgggcctcggatataaaaaaaagaaatccgcgttagtagcagccaccgggtgcat agcctgcggtgaaaaaaaaaaaaaaagtgatgcttcgaggctggcagtacctctgcagacccaccagatggcgactgtgggaaggatgccgagcaggacaagagtggaaaaactccgtcaggaggggtcagggcttcctgtatggaagacccgtccggaacaatgcgcatgcgaggag gacctactgtggtgtttgtcttcacaagagcctgcggtggaaaaaaaaaaaaaagtgatgcttcgaggctggcagtacctctgcagacccaccagatggcgactgtgggaaggatgccgagcaggacgagagaggaagaactccgtcaggaagggtcagggcttcctgtctggacgacccgtccggaacaatgcgcatgcgaggag gcccgaacggagacatctcctggaggccaatgaatcacagaccttgag agcctgcggtggaaaaaaaaaaaaagtgatgcttcgaggctggcagtacctctgcagacccaccagatggcgactgtggaaAGGATGCCAagcaggacaagagaggaaaaactccgtcaggaggggtcagggcttcctgtatggaggacccgtccggaacaatgcgcatgcgaggaggtacttctctgctgcaaagggtttttgggcctcggatgaaaaaaaagaaatccgcataaggagcagccaccgggtgcat gcccgaacgcagacatctcctgggggccaatga